A region of Marnyiella aurantia DNA encodes the following proteins:
- the rpsG gene encoding 30S ribosomal protein S7 has protein sequence MRKTKAKKRPLLPDPQFNDQLVTRFVNNLMLDGKKSIAFKIFYDALELVEAKKGETEKTALEIWKDALTNVMPHVEVRSRRIGGANFQIPMPIRADRKISMAMKWLIKYSKARNDKSMAQKLAAEVIAASREEGAAYKKKTDTHRMAEANKAFSHFKF, from the coding sequence ATGAGAAAAACGAAAGCAAAAAAAAGACCGTTGTTACCGGATCCACAATTTAATGATCAACTGGTAACAAGATTTGTAAATAACCTGATGCTTGACGGTAAGAAGTCAATCGCATTCAAAATTTTCTACGATGCTCTTGAGCTTGTAGAAGCAAAAAAAGGAGAAACTGAAAAGACTGCCCTTGAAATCTGGAAAGATGCGCTTACGAACGTTATGCCTCACGTAGAGGTTCGTTCCAGGAGAATCGGTGGTGCTAACTTTCAGATTCCAATGCCAATCAGAGCCGACAGAAAAATTTCTATGGCAATGAAATGGTTAATTAAGTACTCTAAAGCAAGAAATGATAAGTCTATGGCTCAAAAGCTTGCGGCTGAAGTTATTGCTGCTTCCAGAGAAGAAGGTGCTGCTTATAAGAAGAAAACAGACACTCACAGAATGGCTGAAGCAAACAAAGCATTTTCACACTTTAAATTCTAA
- the rpsL gene encoding 30S ribosomal protein S12: protein MPTIQQLVRKGRATLAKKSKSAALDSCPQRRGVCTRVYTTTPKKPNSALRKVARVRLSNGKEINAYIPGEGHNLQEHSIVLVRGGRVKDLPGVRYHIVRGALDTAGVSGRTQRRSKYGAKRPKPGQAAAAPAKGKKK from the coding sequence ATGCCTACTATTCAACAATTAGTAAGAAAAGGAAGAGCCACGCTTGCCAAGAAGAGCAAATCGGCTGCCCTTGATTCTTGTCCACAAAGACGCGGTGTTTGTACGAGAGTATACACCACTACCCCAAAGAAACCTAACTCTGCACTTAGAAAAGTGGCAAGGGTAAGACTTTCCAACGGGAAGGAGATCAACGCCTACATCCCGGGCGAAGGACATAATCTTCAGGAGCACTCGATAGTATTGGTAAGAGGCGGAAGGGTGAAAGACCTACCGGGAGTACGTTATCACATTGTAAGAGGTGCTTTAGACACTGCAGGTGTGAGTGGAAGAACTCAGAGAAGATCCAAGTACGGAGCTAAGAGACCAAAACCAGGTCAGGCAGCTGCTGCACCAGCAAAAGGTAAAAAGAAGTAA